AGCTCGTGGCGTGCGACACGATGAACTTCTGGATCGAAAGCCGCCGTAGCGACCTCCTCGAGCTGCTCGGCCACGTGGATCTCGTCACGCTCAACGACGCCGAAGCGCGCCAGCTCACCGAGGAAGCGAACCTCGTGAAGGCGGCGCGCTGGATCCAGTCGCACGGCCCCAAGACCGTGATCATCAAGAAGGGCGAGCACGGCGCGCTCATGTTCGGACCCAGGAGCGTGTTCTTCTCGCCGGCCTTTCCGTTAGAAAACGTGTTCGACCCCACGGGCGCGGGCGATTCGTTCGCCGGCGGGTTCATCGGCTATCTCGCGCGCTGCGGCACCGTCACCGACACGAATCTCCGCCGGGCCGTGGTGTACGGCTCGGCCATGGGGTCGTTCGCCGTCGAGCGCTTCTCGATCACGCGGTTCCTCGAGATCGGCGAAGACGACATCGCGGCGCGCGTGCAGGAGTTCCATCGGTTAGTCAGCGTCGAGCAGGAGATTCCGGCGTGAGCGTGCCGCTCGACTACCGCGACGCCGGGGTCGACATCGACGCGGCCGACGCGGCCAAGCAGCGCATCAAGGCGCTGGTCGAGTCGACGTTCACGGCCGGCGCGCGCGGGAAGTTCGGCGGATTCGGCGGACAGTTCCGCGTGCCGCCGGGGATGCGCGCGCCGGTGCTGGTGTCGAGCGCCGACGGCGTGGGAACCAAGATCAAGGTGGCGATCGAGGCGAATCGCCACGACACGATCGGCCACGACCTGGTGAACCACTGCGTGAATGACATCCTGGTGCAGGGCGCGCTGCCGCTGTTCTTTCTCGACTACGTGGCGTTCGGCGTGCTGGTGCCCGAGGTGGTCGAGAGTGTGGTGCGCGGCGTGGCGGCGGGCTGCCGGGAGAACAAGTGTGCGCTGGTGGGCGGCGAGACGGCCGAGATGCCGGGGGTGTACACGCCGCCCGACTACGATCTGGCGGGGTTCATCGTGGGCTGCGTCGAGGAAGACGCGGTGCTGGGCGCCGAGCGGGTTCGGGTAGGCGATCGGCTCATCGGGCTTGCCAGCTCGGGACTGCACACGAACGGCTATTCGCTGGCCCGCAAGATCGTGTTCGAGCGGATGCGCCTAACGGTGGGCGCCCGGTTTCCGGGCGAAGACGGATCGGTGGCCGACGTGCTGCTCCGCGTCCATCGCTCGTATCGCGCGGCGCTCGAGCCGGTGCTTCACCTGGTGCACGCCATGGCGCACATTACCGGGGGCGGTCTCACGGGAAACGTGAATCGGGCGCTGCCGCCCAGCATGGATGCGGTGGTCCGGACGGCGTCGTGGCCGGTGCCTAACGTATTCCAAGTGCTGGCGCGCGGGGGCGATGTGCCGCGGGCCGAGATGTTCCGGGCGTTCAACATGGGGGTCGGGATGGTCGTGTTCGCGGCGCCCGGCGCCCAGGCCGACGTGATCGCCGCCGCGCGCGCGTGTTCGATCGACGCGTGGGAGTTAGGCGAGGTGCGCGCCGGTACGGGGCAGGTGACTCTGGCGTAGTCCAAGGAGGGGTCGAGCATGCAGCGTATCTGGTTCGTCTTCGCAGTTGCCGCAGCGATCGCCGCGCCGTCGGTGGGGGCGCAGGGGGTCGAGAATCCGCAGTGCAACCAGGTGATCGTGGCGACCGGTCCCGCGGGCGGTCCCGTCCGCAGTGAAGTGGCCGGCGGCGACGGATGCCAGAAGGCGGTGGACCTGTACCAGTACTTGAACACGCAGTTGGGCACGCTCGTCGCCGGCGGCAACGCGACGTTGGGCCAGGGTGGCACGTTAGGCGGGCTGGGCCACTTCAGCATCGGCGCGCGGGTGAACCTGCTCAACGCGAGCATCCCCGACGTGCAGGGCGTGAACGTCGGGCCGGGCGCGCCCGAGGCCAGCGGATACACGACCAACAACAAGACGGTCGTGTTCCCGGAAATCGACGGCGCGTTGGGCGTCTTCCGCGGCTTCCCGATCGGGCTCACGTACATCGGGGGACTCGACGCGCTCGTCAGCGCCTCGTATCTGCCGTCGGTAGAGCAGACGGGCGTGCGCATCGGCCATCCCACCGGCGCCATCCGGTTCGGCTACGGCGTTCGGTTAGGCCTGCTTCAGGAGACGGCGCTCACGCCGGGCATCTCCGTCACCTATCAGGAACGGAGCCTGCCCATGACGTCGATCTTCGCCACCGCCAGCTCCACGGAAAGCTTTTCCGTGCGCGACCTGGATCTTCGCACCAAAGCCTGGCGGGTCGTGGCCAGCAAGAATCTGCTCTGGGTGAGCCTCGCCGCGGGCTTCGGCCGCGACTACTACGACGCGAGCGCCAAGCTCACCTCCACAGTAGATGGCCAAGCGCAGCCGACGCCGGTGGCGCTCATGGTGAGCCCCACCCGCACCAGCATCTTCGGCGACGTCTCGCTCAACGTGATTCCGTTCGTGAAGCTGGTGGCCGAGTTAGGCAGAGTGTCCGGCGGCTCGGTGCGCACCTTCAACACGTTCGCCGACGACGTCAACCAGTCGCGCTGGTACGGGTCGATCGGCGCCCGCCTTGCGTTCTGACCGCCTAACGGAAACCCCGGCCGCGCGGCGCGATCGCGCGTTCATGCGCCGGGCGATCGACCTGGCCAAACGCGGCTGGGGCCAGACGGCGCCGAATCCCATGGTCGGCGCCGTCGTCGTTCGCGGCGACCACATCGTCGGCGAAGGCTGGCACGCGCGGTTCGGCGAACCGCACGCCGAGGCCGCGGCACTCGACGCCGCGGGACCGCTGGCCAAAGGCGCCACCGTATACGTGTCGCTCGAGCCGTGCGCGCACCAAGGCAAGACGCCGCCGTGCACGCGCGCCCTGATCGAGGCCGGCGTGTCGCGCGTCGTGATCGGCGCCCTGGACCCGAACCCGAAAGCGTCGGGCGGCGCGTCGCGCCTGCGCGATGCCGGCATCGACGTCGTTACAGGAATCGAGAAGCGCCGAGCGCTCGAGGTCGACCCCGCGTTTTTCTTTTCGTTCGGCGCGAACCGCCCGTGGATCACGCTCAAGCTGGCGCTCACGATCGATGGCGCCATCGCCGACGCCGCCGGCTGCTCGCGCTGGATCACCGGCCGCCGCGCTCGCGCCGCCGCGCACGAACTGCGCGCCGGCCACGACGCGGTGGCGGTCGGCATCGGCACGGTGCTGTCCGACAACCCACAGCTCACAGTTCGGGACGCACCCGCGCCGCGCATTTCCCCGCGCCGCGTTATCTTCGACCGCCACGCACGCACGCCGCTCGACTCGGCGCTCGTTCGCACCGCGCGCGACGTCCCGGTAATGGTCGTGGCCGAGCATCCCCCGGCCCGCGCTGCGCGCGCGTTGGAGGCGGCCGGGGTCACGGTGCTGCGGACGAGCTCGCTATATAATGGATTGGAACATCTGAAGTCGGAGGGTATCCGATCGCTGCTTGTCGAGGGCGGAGCGCGACTTACGGGTGCGCTCATGGAGCAATCTCTGATCGACCGTTTGGTTATCTTTCAGGGTCCTATCGTACTCGGCTCGGGAGCGCAGAATGCGTTCGCGTTCACGAACGGAACACCCATTGGACAGGCGCACCGGTTTCGAGTGCTCGAACGACGCGCATTCGGCGACGACAGCATGATCGTGTGCAGGCGGACTACAGGCGGACAACGCCGGACAGAGCCTGAGAACAGCGAAAGGCGGACAAGACGGACAAGGCCGGACAGAGCTTGAGAATCCCCGGTAGGCAGACGACGCGCAGCCGCGCCGGGATCAACAAAGACGCTGCTTGAGGTAAGGCAGAGAAAGCGCGGGCGTAAGCGCCCGAGAAATAACTCCTGGAACAATCACTTATGTACTCCGTGTTGCATACGTCTAAGCTTTTTCTCCGGCTCTGTCCGGCCTTGTCCGGCTTCAGTCCACGTGTCGCTGTTCTCCGGCTTTGTCCGGCGTTGTCCGCCTTCAGTCGGCCCTAACGTGTTCACCGGCATCATCTCCGACATTGGCACCATCGAACGGGTAGCGGACGTTCCGGCTGGCCGCGAGCTGCGCGTGCGCTCCGCGTTTGTCCGCCTGTCGGGAGGTGAGAGCATCGCGCTCAATGGCGCGTGCCTAACGGTACGCGAGCATGGTGACGGGTGGTTCAGCGTGGCGGCCGTGGTCACGACGCTCGAGCGCACGGAGATCGGCTCGTGGGAGCCGGGGACGCGCGTCAACCTCGAGCGTGCGCTCCGGGCGGGCGACAGGTTAGGCGGGCATCTCGTGCAGGGACACGTGGACGATACCGGCACCGTCGTCGGCGCGCGCACCGAGGGCGACGCGCGGCTGGTGGACGTCCGCCTTCCGCGGGAGCTGGCCGACCTCGTGGTGCCGCACGGATCGATTGCGCTGGACGGCGTGAGCCTTACCGTGAACGACATGCCGGCGGTCGATGTGGTGCAGGTGTCGCTCATCGACTACACGCTGCGCCACACCACGCTGGGCGATCTCGCGCCTGGGCGGCGCGTGCACGTCGAAGCGGACGTGATCGGCAAGTACGTGCAGCGGCTCGTGGCCCCATACCTCGCGGCGGTGCGCTGACCATGCCCTTCGGAACCGTCGAGCAGGCCATCGCCGACATCGCCGCCGGCCGCATGATCATCGTGGCCGACGACGAGGATCGCGAGAACGAAGGTGATCTCATCTGCGCCGCCCAGCTGGTGACGCCGGAGATCATCACCTTCATGGCCAAGCGCGCCAGCGGTCTGATCTGCCTCGCGCTCACCGGCGAGCGCTGCGACCAACTCGGCCTAACGTTAGTCAGCGAGAACAACATCGACGCCTATCGCACGGCGTACACGCAGAGCATCGACGCCGCGCCGCGATTCGGCGTGACCACCGGCATCTCGGCGCAGGACCGCGCGCGCACCATTCAGGTGGCGGTGGATCCGGCGTCGCTGCCCGGCGATCTGCGCTACGGCGGGCACATCCAGCCGCTGCGCGGGCGCGATGGCGGCGTGCTGCAACGCGTCGGCCATACCGAAGCGGCCATCGATCTGGCGCGGCGCGCCGGGTTGTACCCGGCGGGCGTGATCTGCGAGATCCTGCGCGACGAGGATGGCCAGCCCGCGCGCCGGCCCGAGCTCGAGCAATTCGCCGAGCGGCACGGGCTCACGTTCATCACCGTCGCCGAAGTGGTGGCGCACCGGCTCAAGACCGAGCGGTTGGTGCACCGGGTGGCCGAGGCGCGGCTGCCGACGGAGTGGGGCGAGTGGCGCATCAGCGGCTACCGCAACGACGTCGACCAGCACGAGCACATCGCCCTCGTGTTCGGCGACGTGCACGACGGCGAGCACGTGCTGGTGCGCATGCACTCCAAGTGCCTAACGGGAGACGTGTTCGGCTCGCTGCGCTGCGACTGCGGCTGGCAGCTCCAGGCCGCCATGCAGATGATCGCCGAGGAAGGCCGGGGCGTGGTGGTGTACCTGGATCAGGAAGGGCGGGGCATCGGACTGCTCAACAAGCTCAAGGCGTACGAGCTGCAGGACGGCGGCGCCGACACGGTCGAAGCGAACGAGCGGCTCGGATTCAAGCCCGACCTGCGCAACTACGGCATCGGCGCGCAGATTTTGCTCGACCTGGGGCTCAAGTCCATCCGGCCGCTGACCAACAACCCGCGCAAGCTCGTCGGGCTCGAGGGCTACGGCCTGACGGTGGACGAGCGCGTCCCGATTCGCGCGCCGGCCACGAGCGAGAATCGCGACTACCTCGAAACCAAGCAGACGAAGCTCGGACACCTGCTCGCGCACTGATGCCCGAATTCGCCGGAACTCCCGTTGGGCAAGGCCGCCGGATCGCGGTCGTGGTCAGCCGGTTCAACGAAGCCGTCACCCAGTGCCTGGTGGACGGCGCGATGGACGCGCTGACGCGCCACGGCGTCGCCTACGATGACATCGACGTGGTGTGGGTGCCGGGCGCGTGGGAGCTGCCGGCCGCGGCGCGCGCGCTGCTCGCGTCCGAGCGATACCACGCGCTGGTTGCGTTGGGCGCGGTGATCCGCGGCGACACGCCGCACTTCGATGTCGTCGCGCGCGAGTCGACGAGCGGCCTCGCCAACGTCGCCGCCGAATACGACACGCCGGTCACGTTGGGCGTGCTCACGTGCGACACGATGGAGCAAGCGGCGGCGCGCGCCGGGGGCACGCACGGCAACAAAGGGTGGGACGCCGCGATTGCCGCGCTCGAGATGGCGGACCTGCTCGACCGGTTGAACGTGGCGGATGAGGGTTGAGACGCGCGCCCGCGCGCGGGCGCTCCAGGCGGTGTACGCATGGGATGTGCGCGGGGCCGGCAGCCAGGGGAACGCCGCCCTGCCGCGCGTGGCCGAGCGGATGTGGGACGACCTGGCGCTCGCCCGGCCGCTGCGGGACCGTGCGATGGCCTTGGTGCGGGCGGTGGCGGCGGAGGAGCGGGCGATCGATGCGGACCTCACGGACGTGACCACCAACTGGCGCCTCGATCGGTTAGGCGCCGTGGAGCGATCCATCTTGCGGTTAGGCGCAGCGGAGCTGCGGCTGGGCGCCACGCCCCCGAAGGTCGTCGTGCAGGAGTCCGTTAGGCTGGCCGAGCGTTTCGCCGGGGAGGACAGCGCGCGGTTCGTCAACGGCGTGCTCGACGCGCTCGCCCGTCGGTCAGGCAAGTTGTGAGCGCGCCCGCACGGCCGCTCCGCATCCTGCTCGTCAACTGGCAGGACCGCGAGAACCCGCAGGCCGGCGGCGCCGAGACCCATCTCCACGAAATCTTCGGCCGGCTGGCCGCGGCCGGCCACCGCGTCACGCTGCTCTGCAGCGGTTGGGACGCTTGCGCGCCGCGCACGGTGCTCGACGGCATCGATGTCCATCGCGTCGGTACTCGGTATACGTTTCAGTTCATGGCGCGTCGATATTACAAGCGCCACCTGGCGGCAGCAGGCGATGATGTGCTGGTCGAGGACATCAACAAGATTCCGTTGTACACCACGCGCTGGACGACGCGGCCGGTGATGGCGTTGGTCCCGCATCTTTTCGGCACCACGGCATTTCAGGAGGTGTCGTACCTGATGGCCGGCATGGTCTGGGCGCTCGAGCGCCCGCTCGTCCACTACTACAACAACGCGCCGTTCGAGGCGATCAGCGAGAGCACGGCGGAGGATCTGGTGGCGCGCGGCATCGCGCGCTCGCGCATCCGCGTCATCTATCCGGGGATCGACTCCACGAATTACACGCCGGCGCCGGCACCGGGGGCTCGCGCTCGCCAACCGCTGTTCGTCTATCTCGGACGGCTCAAACGCTACAAGCGCGTGGATCTCATCATTCGCGCGTTCGCGGCGATGCAGCACCCGACCGCCGCGCTGGCGATCGCAGGGACCGGCGATTACCGGCCGGAGTTGGAACGGCTCTCGCAGTCGCTTGACCTTGGAGGCAGGGTACGGTTTCTTGGGTTCATCGATGACGCAACGAAGTTGTCCCTGGTGCGCGAAGCATGGGCGCTCGCGCTGACATCGCCAAAGGAGGGATGGGGGATCACCAACTTCGAGGCAGCGGCCTGCGCGACGCCGGTCGTGGCGTCGGATTCGCCGGGGTTGCGCGAGTCGGTGCGCGACGGGGAGACCGGGTTTCTGGTGCCGCATGGAGACATTCCGGCGCTGACGGCGGCCTTTGCGCGCCTGGCGGCGGATCCCGCGCTCGTCGAACGGCTCGGCGCCAACGGGCGCCGCTTCGCGGAGCGGTTCACCTGGCCGGACGCCGCGCGCCTAACGGAACAACATCTCGGGGAGATCGTTGGAGCGTCGAAGGAGGGGTAGCCCTGTGGACATCACCGTACAAGCCCATCACATGGAACTTTCCAACATGCTGCGGACGCGCGCCGAACGCGTGATCGGCCGGCTCGGCTCGCTGCTCCATCGGCCGGTGGACGCGACCGTGCGCTTCGAGCAGGACGGCAGCACGCGCAAGGTCGAGATCGTGTTGCACACGCCGCGGCGCCGCGCCCTGGTCGGCGCGGCGCGGCATCGGAGCGCCGGTATTGCGTTAGCCGAAGCAGCGCGGCGCGTCGAAGCGCAGATCCTGCGCCTCAAGCGGCCCGCGAACGAGCGGCGCCCGAAAACGGCGCGCGCGTGACCAAACCGCTCACGGTGGCGCGTCTGCTCGACCTGCTGCGCGATACGCTGCAGCTCGAGCTCGTCGGCGATGGCGCGGGACTGGACCGGGTGATCTCGGTGAACGAGGTCTCGAGCCCCGGCCTCGTGCTGGCGGGGTTCGTCGAGCGCTTTCCATCCAAGCGGATGCAGGTATTCGGCGAGACCGAGATCACGTATCTCCTGTCGCTGCCGGAAGACCGCCGCCGCATGGTGCTCGAGCGGTTCTTCTCGTTCGACGTCCCGTGCGCGGTGGTCACCAAGCGGCTGGATGTGCCTAACGAGATGCGCGACATCGCCGCCAGCCACGGCGTCGCGGTGCTGCGGTCGAGCCTCAAGACCACCGAGTTTTACCGCCGCGTCAAGCCGGCGCTCGACGAGGAATTTGCGCCGAGCACCACGCTGCACGCGTCGCTGGCCGACGTCTACGGCGTCGGGCTGCTGTTCGTTGGGCGAAGCGGCATCGGCAAATCGGAGTGCGTGCTCGATCTGGTCGAGCGCGGACACCGGCTGGTGGCCGACGACATTGTGATCGCCACCCGCCGCGGCAACGACGTGCTCATCGGACGCGGGCACGAGCTGCAGCGGCACCACATGGAGATTCGCGGCGTCGGCGTGATCGACATTCCATCGGTGTTTGGCATCCGCTCGGTGCGCCAGCAGAAGCGCATCGAGGTGGTGGTGCAGCTCGAGCACTGGGATCAGGCGGATCAGGTGGATCGCACCGGACTCGACGGGGCGACGGCGACCATTCTCGACGTGCCGATTCCGCGCGTGACGATTCCGCTCAACCCGGGAAAAAACATCACGGTGGTGGCGGAGGTGGTCGCGATGAACCATCTGCTGCGCTACAGCGGGATCAATGCCGCCGAAGCGTTCAACGAACGACTCATGAGCCGCATGCGCGCCGCGTCCGACGTGCGGCAATATCTGGCGGAAGACGATGAGTGAGACTGCGAGCCCGCCGACGCCGGCGGGTCCCAAGGCGATCGTCCTCGCGCACGGCACGGTGGCCGAAGCGCTGGTGGAGGCGGTCGATCTGATCACCGGACGCGGCGACCGGTTCTCGCCGCTCTCCAACCAGAATCTGGGCGCGGCGCAGATCGACGCGCTGCTGCGCGAGCGCATCGATGCGTTAGGCGCGCGCGTCATCTTCACCGACTTGCCCGCGGGCAGCTGCAACTTTGCCGCCTGCCGGGTGCTCAAGGACCGGCCCGATCTGATCGTCGTGACCGGCGTCAATTTGCCGGCGCTGCTGCAGTACGCGCTGCGCGACGGCGTGTCCGACGCGGATGCGATAGCGGCCGCCGTCGAGCGCGGCGGGAGCGCGCTGCGCGTGCTCACGGGGCGCCCGCGTGCCAATTGAGCTCTACCGCATCGACGATCGCCTGATTCACGGCCAGGTGATCGTCGGCTGGGGCCAGCCGATGGACCTGGGGTTCGTGGTGCTGGTGGACGATGAGGTGGCGGGGAGCGAGTGGGAGCGCGAGCTGTACCGCATGGGCGTACCGCCGGAGGTGGCGCTGTACTTCGCGTCGGTGGACGACGCGGTGGCGCACCTGGCGGAGTGGCGGGCCGATCCGCGGCACGGCATCCTGCTCACGGGCGACGTGGACACCATGCGCCGCCTAACGGAGCGGGCGCCGGCGATCCGCGAGGTGAACGTCGGCGGCATCCACCATCGCCCGGGCCGCACGGAGCGGCTGCGCTACCTGTTCCTGAGTCCGGAGGAAGAGCAGGCGCTGCGCGCGATGGACGCGCGCGGCGTCACGGTCACCGTGCGCGACGTGCCGTCGGCGCGCGCGATGCGGTTAGGCGAGCTGGCGGGCGCCCGCTCGGCATGATCGCCGCCGCCCAGCTGCTCCCGTTCTCGCTCCTCGGCGCCCTGTTGGGCGCGGACGTCGTGAGCTTCCCGCAGGCGATGCTGTCGCGGCCGATCGTCGCCGCGACGTTAGGCGGCGCGCTGGCCGGCAACGTCGCCGCCGGCGTGCTCACCGGCGCCGTGCTCGAAATGGTCGCCATGGAGACGCTGCCCGTGGGCGCATCGCGCTATCCGGAGTGGGGCAGCGCCTCGCTCGTCGGCGGCGCCATCGCCGGATCCCACCTCGTGATGCGCCCGGGCGCCATCATTCTGGGCGTGTTCGTAGGCATCGCGACGGCCTGGGCCGGCGGGTGGAGCATGTACGCGCTGCGACGCCTCAACGGGGTGTGGGCCGAGCGCGCGCTCCCGGCCATGGAAGCGGGATCCCGGCGCGCCGTGATGACGCTCCAGATCAGGTGCCTAACGGCGGACCTGCTCCGTGCCGCGATCGTCACCGCCATCGCGCTCCTGGTGTGGACGCCGATCAACGACTTCGTGCTGGCGCACTGGACCGTGGGGCGCGCGGCGTCGCATTCGATTCTCGCCGCGGCGGCAGCCGCGGTGGCGGGAGGCGCGATCTGGCGGCAGTCGCACGGCGCGGCCGGATCGAAATGGTATCTCCTGGCCGGCGCCGTGTTGGGCGTCGTGCTGGTGATCGTCGCGTGACCGGGCCCGATCGCGCCCCGACGGCGATCGCGCCCGCGCTCTCGTGGAGCGCGCGCATCGCCGTGTTCACGCGCATGTTCGCCGTGCAGGGCTCGTGGAACTACGAGACCATGCTCGGCCCGGGCATCGGGTTTTGCGCCGAGCCGGCGCTGCGCGAGCTGCCGGGCGGTCCGGACGGTCCGGCCTACAAGGACGCGCTCGCGCGCGAGACGCGATACTTCAACGCGCACCCGTATCTCGCGGCGGTGGCGATCGGCGCGCTCGTGCGCGCCGAGCTCGAAGGCAGGCCGGCGGCGCAGATCGAACGCTTTCGCACCGCGATGTGCGGTCCGTTGGGCAGCCTCGGGGACCGGCTCGTGTGGGCGGGATGGCTTCCGTTCTGCTCGCTCGTCGCGCTGCTCGCGTTCGGCTTGCGGGCATCGCCGTTGGTCATCGTGATTCTGTTTCTCGGCTTGTACAACGCCGGGCACGTTGCGCTGCGCGCCTGGGGCGTGAACACGGGATGGCGCGGCGGTCTGCGCGTCGCCGCATCGCTCGGCAGCCCCTTGCTGCAGCGCGGGCCGCAGTATCTGGCGCGCGCCGTGCTGTTCCTGGCCGGACTGGCGCTCCCGTTAGCCATTGCCCGCGTGATCGGCCGGCGCGGGTTGGAGATTCCGTCGCACGACTGGACGATCGCGTTGCCGCTCGCGGCGCTCTTCGCGATCGTCCTGGCCGCGCTTCTCGTCCGCCTGCCCGCGCGCGTAGAAGGATGGCGCGCCGCGCTGGTGGTGCTCGCCGTACTGATCCTCATCTCGATCGCCAGATGATCATGGAACGCTCCGTTAGGATCGTGAACAAGAACGGCCTGCACGCGCGCCCCGCGGCGGAACTGGTGAAGACCGCGTCGAAGTTCCAGAGCGAGATCACGATGGTGCGCGACGATCTCGAGGTGAACGGCAAGAGCATCATGGGCGTGATGATGCTGGCGGCCGAGTGCGGCGCCGAGCTGGTGGTGCGCGCCGATGGGCCGGACGCGGAGCAGGCGGTGCAGGCGATCGCAGATTTGGTGGCGCGCAAATTCGGCGAGCAATGAAGCCGGACAGTACGGACGGAGCCGGATACGGCTGAAGGCGGACAGGGCGGACACGCCGGACACGACCGGACGAAAAGCTGAAGGCGGACAAGACGGGACACGCCGGAGACGACCGGGCGAACTCTTGAGATTTTGTCGACTGATTTCTCGGGAAATAGAAATGGATATCAATTCCGTTAGAACAAAACTCAATTCGTTGGCGGCATTCGGGTGTGGGGCTGTGAAAGCTCACGTCCAGGCGTGCCTAGTCGTGTCACGCCGTGTTCGCCTTCAATCTTGTCCGCCTTTAGCCGCTTATCCGGCCGTGTCTGGCTCTGTCGGTTTTGTCCGCCTTCAGCTTTCTCGTCCGGCCGTATCCGGCGCTGTCCGTTTTGTCCGCCTTCAGCTTTTCGTCCGGCCGTGTCCGGCTTTGTCCGGACGTGTCCGCCTTCAACTTTTCGTCCGGCCGTGTCCGGCCGTGTCCCGCCGTGTCCGCCTGTAAGCTGGACGGGATTCCCGCGTCGCCCGGCATCATTCTGGGCACGGTGCACCTCCTCTTGTGGGAGGTGCCCGAGGTGCCGCAGCGCATCGTCGGTGACGACGAGATCGAGCCGGAGATCGCGCGCTTTCACGCGACGCTGGAGCGCGCGCGCGAGCGGCTGCGCCGGGTGCGTGCGCGTGCAGCGGGGCAGGCCGGCGAAGAAGAAGCGCGCATCTTCGACGCGCAGCTCTTCATCCTCGAGGACACGGAGCTCATCGGGCGCGTGGAGGGGCTGGTCAGGCAGAATCTGAGCGCCGAGTCGGCGTTCGAGATCACCATGTTGGAGTGGCGGCACCATTTCGCGCGGCACGCGTCGCCGATGATGCGGGAGCGCGTGGGCGACATCACCGACGTGCAGATCCGCGTCTTGTCGCTGCTGTTAGGCCTGCCCGATCACGACCCGGTGGACCTGCCCAAGGGCGCGAACGCGATCCTGGTGACGCACGATCTGACGCCGAGCCTGACAGTGCAGCTGGATCGGGACGCGATCGCGGCGATCGCGACCGACGCCGGCACGCACGTGTCGCACGTGGCGATCCTCGCCCGATCGTTAGGCATCCCGGCGGTGGTCGGGCTGCGCCGCGCCACCCAGACCTTGCGGGGCGGCGAGCGCGCCATCCTCGACGGCGGCGCGGGCACGCTCGTGATCGAGCCCAGCGACGAGGAGATCTCGGCCTTCAAAGAGCGCTCGCGGCGCGAGGTGGCCATGGCCGAGCAGCTCGCGGGACTCACGGGCGTCGAGCCCGTCACGCGCGACGGCATTCGCCTAACGCTGCGCGCGAACGTCGACCTGCCCGACGAAGCGTCGGCGGCCGTCACCAGCGGCGCCGACGGCGTCGGGCTCATGCGCACCGAATTCCTCATGGTGGGCCGCACCACGCTGCCCGACGAGGAGGAGCAGTACCGCGCCTATCGGCGCGTCGTGCAGGCGTTCGCGCACCATCCCGTCGTCATCCGCACCTTCGACATCGGCGGCGACAAACTCCCCGTCGGCGGATATCCCACCGAGGCGAATCCCTTCCTCGGCTGGCGCGCCATCCGGATGTGCCTCGACGAACAGGACATCTTCCTGGTCCAACTGCGCGCGCTCCTCCGGGCCGCCACGCACGGCGACCTGCGCATCATGCTGCCGCTCGTCGTGAGCGTCGACGAAGTGCGCCGCACGCGCGCCCTCATCGCGCAAGCGGCCGCCGAGCTCGCCCAACGCGGGGTCCCGTACCGCGACGACGTCCCGCTCGGCGTGATGGTCGAAACGCCGGCGGCGGCGATCGCAGCGGACA
Above is a window of Gemmatimonadaceae bacterium DNA encoding:
- the ptsP gene encoding phosphoenolpyruvate--protein phosphotransferase, which translates into the protein MSACKLDGIPASPGIILGTVHLLLWEVPEVPQRIVGDDEIEPEIARFHATLERARERLRRVRARAAGQAGEEEARIFDAQLFILEDTELIGRVEGLVRQNLSAESAFEITMLEWRHHFARHASPMMRERVGDITDVQIRVLSLLLGLPDHDPVDLPKGANAILVTHDLTPSLTVQLDRDAIAAIATDAGTHVSHVAILARSLGIPAVVGLRRATQTLRGGERAILDGGAGTLVIEPSDEEISAFKERSRREVAMAEQLAGLTGVEPVTRDGIRLTLRANVDLPDEASAAVTSGADGVGLMRTEFLMVGRTTLPDEEEQYRAYRRVVQAFAHHPVVIRTFDIGGDKLPVGGYPTEANPFLGWRAIRMCLDEQDIFLVQLRALLRAATHGDLRIMLPLVVSVDEVRRTRALIAQAAAELAQRGVPYRDDVPLGVMVETPAAAIAADTFAGDASFFSIGTNDLTQYTLAVDRGNANIANRFTPLHPGVLRLIYRTVRIGAEHGIDVTVCGEMASQPLMAFALIGLGVRQLSVAPRAVPLVKRLVCAITVADAEQAANEALAARTAHDAQRILAHHLTETAAGDPFLRDGSVA